Proteins co-encoded in one Streptomyces roseochromogenus subsp. oscitans DS 12.976 genomic window:
- a CDS encoding TetR/AcrR family transcriptional regulator: MDSAAARDRALDAAEELFYARGVQSVGMDELRGASGVSLKRLYQLFPAKEQLVAAYLARRDQRWRERLAAHVARQQDVRERIPAVFDWLEEWFGEPGFRGCAWINAHGELGATSDLVAEQVRAHKEAFHDYLASLVADAGLPAGLTGPLFLLAEGAMVTAGITGTTRPAAEAREAARTLMTAAGRG; the protein is encoded by the coding sequence ATGGACAGCGCGGCCGCCCGGGACAGGGCGCTGGACGCCGCCGAGGAGCTGTTCTACGCCCGCGGTGTGCAGTCCGTGGGCATGGACGAACTGCGCGGCGCCTCAGGTGTCTCGCTCAAGCGCCTCTACCAGCTCTTCCCCGCCAAAGAACAGCTCGTCGCGGCCTATCTGGCGCGGCGGGACCAGCGCTGGCGCGAGCGCCTCGCCGCGCACGTGGCCCGGCAGCAGGATGTGCGGGAGCGGATCCCGGCCGTGTTCGACTGGCTGGAGGAGTGGTTCGGCGAGCCCGGTTTCCGCGGCTGCGCCTGGATCAACGCCCACGGCGAGCTGGGCGCCACGTCGGACCTGGTGGCCGAGCAGGTGCGCGCCCACAAGGAGGCGTTCCACGACTATCTCGCCTCGCTGGTGGCCGACGCCGGGCTGCCCGCCGGGCTCACCGGCCCCCTGTTCCTGCTCGCCGAGGGGGCCATGGTGACGGCGGGCATCACCGGGACCACCCGGCCGGCGGCCGAGGCCCGCGAGGCCGCGCGGACCCTGATGACGGCGGCCGGCCGGGGTTAG
- a CDS encoding ferredoxin — protein sequence MHIDIDKDVCIGAGQCALAAPGVFTQDDDGFSTLLPGREDGAGDPMVREAVRACPVSAISLSEPAG from the coding sequence ATGCACATCGACATCGACAAGGACGTCTGTATCGGCGCGGGCCAGTGCGCGCTGGCCGCGCCGGGCGTCTTCACCCAGGACGACGACGGCTTCAGCACCCTGCTGCCGGGACGCGAGGACGGCGCCGGCGACCCGATGGTCCGGGAGGCGGTCCGCGCCTGCCCGGTGAGCGCGATCAGTCTGTCGGAGCCGGCCGGCTGA
- a CDS encoding cytochrome P450: MTELTDITGPAAQAGPVAFPQDRTCPYHPPTGYQPLRDERPLSRITLFDGREVWAVTAHAAARALLSDPRLSSNRTHPGFPVPTERFAGIRDRRVALIGVDDPEHNRQRRMMIPSFTVKRATELRPWIQRTVDGLLDAMIAQGPPAELVSAFALPVPSMVICGLLGVPYADHEFFEEQSRRLLRGPTAADAMEARDHLERYLGELIDDKARQTEPGDGILDELVHGRLRDGGPDRAELVSLAVILLVAGHETTANMISLGTYTLLQHPGRLAELRADPALLPEAVEELMRMLSIAEGLQRVALEDIDVDGTTIRAGEGVLFSTSVINRDPARYEDPDTLDFHRSARHHVAFGFGIHQCLGQNLARAELEIALGTLLARLPGLRLAVPADEVRFKRGDTIQGMLELPVTW; the protein is encoded by the coding sequence ATGACGGAACTGACGGACATCACCGGCCCGGCCGCCCAAGCCGGCCCCGTCGCCTTCCCGCAGGACCGCACCTGCCCCTACCACCCGCCCACCGGATACCAGCCGCTGCGCGACGAGCGCCCCCTGTCCCGCATCACCCTGTTCGACGGCCGCGAGGTCTGGGCCGTCACCGCACACGCCGCCGCCCGCGCCCTGCTCTCCGACCCCCGCCTGTCCAGCAACCGCACCCATCCCGGCTTTCCTGTGCCCACCGAGCGCTTCGCCGGCATCCGCGACCGCCGGGTGGCCCTGATCGGGGTGGACGATCCCGAACACAACCGGCAACGGCGGATGATGATCCCGTCGTTCACCGTCAAACGCGCCACCGAGCTGCGGCCGTGGATCCAGCGGACCGTGGACGGGTTGCTGGACGCGATGATCGCTCAGGGGCCGCCCGCCGAGCTGGTCTCCGCCTTCGCGCTGCCCGTGCCGTCGATGGTGATCTGCGGCCTGCTCGGAGTGCCGTACGCCGACCACGAGTTCTTCGAGGAGCAGTCCCGTCGGCTGCTGCGCGGCCCCACGGCGGCCGACGCCATGGAGGCCCGTGACCACCTTGAGCGCTACCTCGGAGAGCTGATCGACGACAAGGCGCGGCAGACCGAACCCGGCGACGGCATCCTCGACGAACTCGTTCACGGCCGGCTGCGCGACGGCGGCCCGGACCGCGCCGAACTCGTGTCGCTGGCCGTCATCCTGCTGGTCGCGGGCCATGAGACGACCGCCAACATGATCTCCCTCGGCACGTACACCCTGCTCCAGCACCCGGGCCGGCTGGCCGAGCTGCGCGCCGACCCGGCGCTGCTGCCCGAGGCCGTCGAGGAGCTGATGCGGATGCTGTCCATCGCGGAGGGGCTGCAGCGGGTGGCGCTGGAGGACATCGATGTCGACGGCACCACGATCCGCGCCGGTGAGGGCGTGCTCTTCTCGACTTCGGTGATCAACCGCGATCCGGCCCGGTACGAGGACCCCGACACCCTGGACTTCCATCGCTCGGCCCGCCACCACGTGGCGTTCGGCTTCGGGATCCACCAGTGCCTCGGGCAGAACCTGGCCCGCGCGGAGCTGGAGATCGCCCTCGGCACCCTGCTGGCCCGGCTGCCGGGACTGCGGCTGGCGGTCCCGGCCGACGAGGTCCGCTTCAAGCGCGGCGACACGATCCAGGGGATGCTGGAACTCCCCGTGACCTGGTAA
- a CDS encoding nitroreductase family deazaflavin-dependent oxidoreductase — protein MPLEGEYEPSPTQWVREQVELYESSGGTKGTTLMDTGLPVVVLTTRGAKSGKIRKTPLMRVEHDGTYAVVASQGGAPKHPVWYFNITSDPHVELQDGPVKQDMRAREITGEEKARWWERAVAAYPPYADYQKKTSREIPIFVLEPFAGS, from the coding sequence ATGCCTCTTGAGGGCGAGTACGAGCCCAGCCCGACGCAGTGGGTGCGCGAGCAGGTCGAGCTGTACGAGAGCTCCGGCGGGACGAAGGGCACGACACTCATGGACACCGGGCTGCCGGTCGTCGTGCTGACCACGCGGGGCGCGAAGAGCGGGAAGATCCGCAAGACGCCGTTGATGCGGGTGGAGCACGACGGGACGTACGCGGTGGTCGCCTCCCAGGGCGGCGCGCCCAAGCACCCGGTGTGGTACTTCAACATCACCTCCGATCCGCATGTCGAACTCCAGGACGGGCCGGTCAAGCAGGACATGAGGGCCCGTGAGATCACCGGCGAGGAGAAGGCCCGCTGGTGGGAGCGGGCCGTCGCCGCGTATCCGCCGTACGCCGACTACCAGAAGAAGACCTCGCGGGAGATCCCGATCTTCGTGCTGGAGCCTTTTGCCGGGAGCTGA
- a CDS encoding pyridoxamine 5'-phosphate oxidase family protein, whose protein sequence is MTPPPARTTAERTKDTLHRLEHDVDLWVATAGPDGGAPYLVPLSFVWDGATLLIATPAESPTGRNLVATGRVRLGLGPTRDVVLIEGSVQVVTPEDLPEEDAEVFAGHTGFDPRRLATRYLYFRILPQRVQAWREENELKGRELMRDGEWVSVP, encoded by the coding sequence ATGACCCCACCGCCCGCCCGCACCACCGCGGAGCGCACGAAGGACACCCTGCACCGGCTGGAGCACGACGTCGACCTCTGGGTCGCCACCGCGGGCCCAGACGGCGGCGCCCCCTATCTCGTGCCGCTGTCCTTCGTGTGGGACGGCGCCACCCTGCTGATCGCCACCCCGGCCGAGAGCCCCACCGGCCGCAACCTCGTGGCCACCGGCCGGGTCCGCCTCGGCCTCGGCCCGACCCGGGACGTCGTCCTGATCGAGGGCAGCGTCCAGGTGGTGACCCCGGAGGACCTCCCCGAGGAGGATGCCGAGGTCTTCGCCGGCCACACCGGCTTCGACCCCCGCCGACTCGCCACCCGCTACCTCTACTTCAGAATCCTCCCGCAACGCGTTCAGGCCTGGCGCGAGGAGAACGAACTGAAGGGCCGAGAGCTGATGCGCGACGGAGAGTGGGTGAGCGTTCCGTAG
- a CDS encoding TetR/AcrR family transcriptional regulator, with translation MPDRVVQPAARQRRRPTKQGVVLSEELIVATALRLIEEHGADALSVRRLGRALGADPSSLYRYFRHTDDLMLAIADELIGRTLKAWRPTGDWVADLRELGLRMHAGALAQPRAAMLSAHRVTGRAHEIQAVESILGVLRRAGFPDPEAVRIYHAFVDQSLAFGALDSAGTALPKPAREAEAEVWRSTYGRLPADTHPHIAATAPHLVATMRSSSYPAALELLLAAARTRLDHIRAGTVD, from the coding sequence ATGCCCGACCGTGTCGTCCAGCCCGCCGCCCGGCAGCGCCGCCGCCCCACCAAACAGGGCGTTGTGCTGTCCGAGGAGCTGATCGTCGCCACCGCGCTGCGGCTGATCGAGGAGCACGGCGCCGACGCGCTCTCCGTGCGCCGCCTCGGCCGGGCCCTCGGCGCCGACCCCAGCTCCCTGTACCGGTACTTCCGGCACACCGACGACCTGATGCTGGCCATCGCCGACGAGCTGATCGGCCGTACCCTCAAGGCCTGGCGGCCGACCGGCGACTGGGTGGCCGACCTGCGCGAACTCGGCCTGCGCATGCATGCCGGCGCCCTCGCGCAGCCCCGGGCGGCGATGCTCAGCGCCCACCGTGTCACCGGGCGCGCCCATGAGATCCAGGCCGTGGAGAGCATTCTCGGTGTGCTGCGCCGGGCCGGGTTCCCGGACCCGGAAGCGGTGCGGATCTATCACGCGTTCGTCGACCAGTCCCTCGCCTTCGGCGCCCTGGACTCCGCGGGCACCGCCCTGCCGAAGCCGGCGCGCGAGGCCGAGGCGGAGGTGTGGCGGAGCACCTACGGCCGGCTGCCCGCCGACACCCATCCGCACATCGCGGCCACCGCTCCCCACCTCGTCGCCACCATGCGCTCCAGCTCCTACCCGGCCGCCCTCGAACTGCTCCTGGCGGCCGCCCGGACACGCCTTGATCATATTCGTGCGGGGACCGTGGACTGA
- a CDS encoding APC family permease: MSDSPFGADPPARPELRQSLSLVDGVAVAASSTAATTSIGIGLGVTAGVVGPHLPAIMLLAFLPVLGIAGAFSRLNRVEPNAGNGYVWVGRSLSPWLGFMVGWVNFVASVAFLAYTTAVTGSALLQLAGEAGLHRIGSLGLDPGSTAQTTAVGIVVLIAVTLTAVTGVRTAARLQTGLLVFEYVVLLGFCGYGIVTGPHSFSLSWFDPFAIPSATAVAQGLLLSVFCYWGFEAAFTVNEEVRDPRDASRAGIITLVTMLGLFLLGSVAFQRVLSPRELAGHGAQGLAYYGDRLASQPLAALPLVALMFSAVASLQAGVIPTARGMFAMSRDRTLGPVWSKVSARYGTPAAGTLLIGALAVVVAAGALVIPRLADMINAIVNAVGIVVALSYALTGLAAALRFRALLREDWRQGVRAVLLPTLSALALLGLGGYLGWSFYDSADHLELRADNGWFLLLMPVAMIASGFAVAAWAKWVRRSPYFRTGAGTDADSPELLITAN; this comes from the coding sequence ATGAGCGACAGCCCCTTCGGAGCGGATCCCCCCGCGCGGCCCGAGCTGCGCCAGTCCCTGAGCCTGGTGGACGGCGTCGCCGTCGCCGCCTCCAGTACGGCCGCCACGACCAGCATCGGCATCGGACTCGGGGTGACCGCGGGGGTGGTCGGCCCGCATCTGCCGGCCATCATGCTGCTGGCGTTCCTTCCCGTCCTCGGTATCGCCGGGGCCTTCTCGCGGCTGAACCGGGTGGAGCCGAACGCGGGCAACGGCTATGTGTGGGTGGGCCGTTCGCTCAGCCCGTGGCTCGGCTTCATGGTCGGCTGGGTGAACTTCGTGGCGAGCGTGGCGTTCCTCGCGTACACCACAGCGGTCACCGGGTCGGCGCTGCTGCAGCTGGCCGGGGAGGCGGGCCTGCACCGGATCGGCTCGCTGGGCCTCGATCCGGGCTCGACCGCGCAGACGACGGCGGTGGGGATCGTCGTCCTGATCGCCGTCACGCTGACCGCCGTGACCGGTGTCCGCACGGCGGCCCGGCTGCAGACCGGGCTGCTGGTCTTCGAGTACGTCGTGCTGCTCGGATTCTGCGGCTACGGCATCGTCACGGGCCCGCACTCCTTCAGCCTGTCCTGGTTCGACCCGTTCGCGATCCCCTCGGCGACCGCGGTGGCGCAGGGGCTGCTGCTGTCGGTGTTCTGTTACTGGGGGTTCGAGGCCGCGTTCACCGTCAACGAGGAGGTGCGCGACCCACGGGACGCCTCCCGGGCCGGGATCATCACGCTGGTGACGATGCTCGGGCTGTTCCTGCTCGGCTCGGTCGCCTTCCAACGGGTGCTGTCCCCGAGGGAGCTGGCCGGTCACGGAGCGCAGGGGCTCGCGTATTACGGGGACCGGCTGGCATCCCAGCCGCTGGCCGCGCTGCCGCTGGTCGCCCTGATGTTCTCGGCGGTGGCCTCGCTGCAGGCCGGCGTCATCCCGACGGCCCGCGGGATGTTCGCGATGAGCCGGGACCGTACCCTCGGGCCGGTGTGGTCCAAGGTCAGCGCCCGGTACGGGACTCCGGCGGCCGGGACGCTGCTGATCGGGGCGCTGGCCGTCGTGGTGGCGGCGGGTGCGCTGGTGATCCCGCGCCTGGCCGACATGATCAACGCGATCGTGAACGCGGTCGGCATCGTCGTCGCCCTGTCCTACGCGCTCACCGGGCTGGCGGCCGCCCTACGCTTCCGCGCCCTGCTGCGGGAGGACTGGCGGCAGGGCGTGCGGGCGGTGCTGCTGCCCACGCTCAGCGCACTGGCTCTGCTGGGCCTCGGCGGCTACCTCGGCTGGTCTTTCTACGACTCCGCCGACCACCTCGAACTCCGCGCGGACAACGGCTGGTTCCTGCTGCTCATGCCGGTCGCGATGATCGCCTCCGGTTTCGCGGTCGCCGCCTGGGCCAAGTGGGTGCGCAGATCGCCGTACTTCCGCACCGGCGCGGGCACCGACGCCGACTCCCCCGAGCTGCTCATCACCGCCAACTGA
- a CDS encoding amidohydrolase, giving the protein MHADLLFTDGPVLTSGGPEGRTATAVAVTGGRITAVGGDELRDLAGPGTEVVDLAGRLLLPGFQDAHVHPVPAGLELAQCDLSGTPTAEESVAAVRAYADAHPEREWILGGGWSMEAFAGGTPTKELLDAVVPDRPVYLPNRDHHGAWVNSRALRLAGIDRDTPDPADGRIERDASGEPSGTLQEGAMQLVGRLTPPATPADRLAALLHAQRHLHALGITAWQDALVGDFLGMDDPAEAYLAAVRDGSLTARVVGALWWDRGRGAEQIPELVEKRAALSQGRFRAGTVKLMLDGVAENGTAALLDPYLDRCGCATANRGKSFIDPAQLPKYVTELDALGFQCHFHALGDRAVRDALDAVEAARAANGPGDTRPHLAHLQVVHPDDVPRFARLGATANIQPLWAAHEPQMDELTIPFLGPERAAWQYPFGALLRSGARLAAGSDWPVSSPDPLQGVHVAVNRIEPGGTGPVFLPEERLGLADALTAYTAGSAYVNHLDDTGRVAVGALADLVVLDRDPFAGPPEEIAETGVALTYVDGERVYDAG; this is encoded by the coding sequence ATGCACGCTGATCTGCTGTTCACCGACGGCCCCGTCCTCACCTCCGGGGGACCCGAGGGCCGTACCGCGACCGCCGTCGCCGTCACCGGCGGCCGTATCACCGCCGTCGGCGGCGACGAGCTGCGCGACCTGGCCGGTCCGGGCACCGAGGTGGTCGATCTCGCCGGGCGGCTGCTGCTGCCAGGCTTCCAGGACGCGCACGTCCATCCGGTGCCGGCGGGGCTGGAGTTGGCCCAGTGCGATCTGTCCGGTACGCCGACGGCCGAGGAGAGCGTGGCCGCCGTACGGGCGTACGCCGACGCCCATCCGGAGCGGGAGTGGATCCTGGGCGGCGGCTGGTCGATGGAGGCGTTCGCGGGCGGGACGCCGACGAAGGAGCTGCTGGACGCGGTCGTACCGGACCGGCCGGTGTATCTGCCGAACCGGGACCATCACGGCGCCTGGGTCAACAGCCGGGCGCTGCGGCTGGCGGGCATCGACCGGGACACGCCCGATCCGGCCGACGGGCGGATCGAGCGGGACGCCTCCGGCGAGCCCAGCGGCACGCTTCAGGAGGGTGCGATGCAGCTGGTCGGCCGGCTCACCCCGCCCGCCACGCCGGCCGACCGGCTGGCCGCGCTGCTGCACGCCCAGCGGCATCTGCACGCGCTCGGCATCACCGCCTGGCAGGACGCGCTGGTCGGCGACTTCCTCGGCATGGACGACCCCGCCGAGGCGTATCTCGCGGCGGTGCGGGACGGTTCGCTGACCGCGCGGGTGGTGGGCGCGCTGTGGTGGGACCGGGGCCGCGGAGCCGAGCAGATCCCCGAACTCGTGGAGAAGCGGGCGGCGTTGAGCCAGGGACGGTTCCGGGCGGGCACCGTGAAGCTGATGCTGGACGGGGTCGCCGAGAACGGCACGGCGGCGCTGCTCGACCCCTATCTGGACCGGTGCGGGTGCGCGACCGCCAACCGCGGCAAGAGCTTCATCGATCCGGCTCAACTTCCCAAGTACGTCACCGAGTTGGACGCGCTCGGTTTCCAGTGCCACTTTCACGCGCTGGGCGACCGGGCCGTACGCGATGCGCTGGACGCGGTCGAGGCGGCCCGTGCCGCGAACGGGCCGGGCGACACCCGGCCGCATCTCGCACATCTGCAGGTCGTGCACCCGGACGACGTGCCCCGGTTCGCGCGGCTCGGCGCGACCGCGAACATCCAGCCGCTGTGGGCCGCGCACGAGCCGCAGATGGACGAGCTGACGATCCCCTTCCTCGGGCCCGAACGGGCCGCCTGGCAGTACCCGTTCGGCGCGCTGCTGCGCTCGGGGGCGCGGCTCGCCGCAGGCAGTGACTGGCCGGTGAGCAGTCCCGATCCGCTCCAGGGCGTCCATGTCGCGGTCAACCGGATCGAGCCGGGCGGCACCGGACCGGTGTTCCTGCCCGAGGAGCGGCTCGGCCTCGCGGACGCGCTGACGGCGTACACGGCCGGATCGGCGTACGTGAACCATCTGGACGACACCGGCCGGGTGGCCGTCGGGGCGCTCGCCGATCTGGTGGTGCTGGACCGCGATCCGTTCGCCGGACCGCCGGAGGAGATCGCGGAGACGGGCGTGGCGCTCACCTACGTGGACGGGGAGCGGGTGTACGACGCCGGGTGA
- a CDS encoding GlxA family transcriptional regulator: protein MADVQLRTRRPERVAVLALDGVYPFELGIPSRILGAADGHYEVLTCTVDGRPVRTNADFTIGVAHGPEILDTADTVVVTSMPPAYIPTELPDEVTAALARIRPDARIVSICTAAFVLAEAGLLDGRRATTHWQVADAFRRRFPRVDLDPDVLFVADGRMLTSAGAASGVDICLHIVRTDHGSELANAVARRCVVPPFRDGGQAQYIEQPVPESGAASTAATRAWALERLQEPLTLTDLAGHARMSLRTFARRFGDEVGLSPGRWLIQQRVARARHLLESSDLPVDRIAAEVGFATGASLRQHLHAAIGVSPQAYRRTFQQTR from the coding sequence ATGGCAGATGTCCAGCTACGCACCCGGCGCCCCGAGCGGGTGGCCGTCCTGGCCCTGGACGGCGTCTATCCCTTCGAGCTGGGCATCCCCAGCCGGATCCTCGGCGCCGCCGACGGCCACTACGAGGTCCTGACCTGCACGGTCGACGGCCGCCCGGTGCGCACCAACGCCGACTTCACAATCGGTGTCGCACACGGCCCCGAGATCCTCGACACGGCCGACACGGTCGTGGTCACCTCGATGCCGCCCGCATACATCCCCACGGAGCTGCCGGACGAGGTCACCGCGGCCCTCGCCCGGATCCGCCCGGACGCGCGGATCGTCTCGATCTGCACGGCCGCGTTCGTGCTCGCCGAGGCCGGCCTGCTCGACGGCCGCCGGGCGACCACACACTGGCAGGTGGCCGATGCATTCCGCCGCCGCTTCCCGCGGGTCGACCTCGACCCGGACGTCCTGTTCGTCGCCGACGGCCGCATGCTCACCTCGGCCGGGGCCGCCTCCGGCGTCGACATCTGCCTGCACATCGTCCGCACCGACCATGGCAGCGAGCTGGCCAACGCCGTCGCCCGCCGCTGTGTCGTCCCGCCGTTCCGGGACGGCGGCCAGGCTCAGTACATCGAACAGCCGGTCCCCGAAAGCGGCGCGGCGAGCACGGCGGCGACCCGTGCCTGGGCCCTGGAGCGCCTCCAGGAGCCGCTCACCCTCACCGATCTCGCCGGCCACGCCCGGATGAGCCTGCGCACGTTCGCCCGCCGCTTCGGCGACGAGGTCGGCCTCAGTCCCGGCCGCTGGCTGATCCAGCAGCGCGTCGCCCGCGCCCGGCATCTGCTGGAGTCCAGCGACCTGCCGGTGGACCGGATCGCCGCCGAGGTCGGCTTCGCCACCGGTGCCTCGCTGCGCCAGCACCTGCACGCGGCGATCGGGGTGTCCCCGCAGGCGTACCGGCGGACCTTCCAGCAGACCCGCTAG
- a CDS encoding NADP-dependent oxidoreductase, whose translation MNSVNTMRAISQDVLGGPGVLREVRVERPEPGPNQVLVRVRAAGVNPTDWKHRATGGFLGRPPFVLGWDVSGEVVETGIGVAAFTPGDEVFGMLPYPYGHGSHAEYVIAPVRALTHKPASIDHTQAGALPLVSLTAWQALTEHADLKPGQRVLIHAAAGGVGHVAVQIAKARGAYVIGTASAGKHDFLREIGVDEPVDYRTTEVTEAVRDVDVVLDTLGGDTSVASLKVLRPGGVVVSILPGGSREFYDEAERLGVRAVRMLVDADRAGMEAIAELAGSGKLKATIAGTFPLADAAKAHEVGDTGRTTGKLVLLVD comes from the coding sequence ATGAACAGTGTGAACACGATGCGAGCCATCAGCCAGGACGTACTCGGCGGTCCCGGGGTCCTGAGGGAAGTGCGGGTGGAGCGGCCGGAACCGGGCCCGAACCAGGTGCTGGTGCGGGTGCGGGCCGCCGGGGTCAACCCCACCGACTGGAAGCACCGGGCCACCGGCGGCTTCCTCGGCCGGCCGCCGTTCGTCCTCGGCTGGGACGTCTCCGGGGAGGTCGTGGAGACGGGGATCGGCGTGGCCGCCTTCACGCCCGGCGACGAGGTCTTCGGCATGCTGCCCTACCCCTACGGCCATGGCTCGCACGCCGAGTATGTGATCGCGCCGGTCCGTGCCCTCACGCACAAGCCGGCCTCGATCGACCACACCCAGGCGGGCGCGCTGCCGCTGGTGTCCCTGACCGCCTGGCAGGCGCTGACCGAGCACGCGGACCTGAAGCCCGGGCAGCGGGTGCTGATCCATGCGGCGGCCGGCGGCGTCGGGCACGTGGCCGTGCAGATCGCCAAGGCGCGCGGCGCGTATGTGATCGGTACGGCGAGCGCGGGCAAGCATGACTTCCTGCGGGAGATCGGCGTGGACGAGCCGGTCGACTACCGGACGACCGAGGTCACGGAGGCGGTGCGGGACGTCGACGTGGTCCTGGACACGCTCGGCGGGGACACCTCGGTGGCGTCGCTGAAGGTGCTGCGGCCGGGCGGTGTCGTGGTGTCGATCCTGCCCGGGGGCTCGCGGGAGTTCTACGACGAGGCCGAACGGCTCGGTGTACGGGCCGTGCGCATGCTGGTGGACGCCGACCGGGCCGGGATGGAGGCGATCGCGGAGCTGGCCGGGTCCGGGAAACTGAAGGCGACGATCGCCGGGACGTTCCCGCTGGCGGACGCGGCGAAGGCGCACGAAGTGGGCGACACCGGACGGACGACCGGGAAGCTGGTCCTTCTGGTCGACTGA
- a CDS encoding anti-sigma factor antagonist — translation MRDEPAPLPRHLRVYEHRAHTVLELRGEIDLLSATEIGPSLDRITGRPGARVVIDLRPVEFFDCSGLRLLYRARTRVLGGGGQLHLVCTHPLTLRVFRVTGLSRLLPPHPTLDAALARSGAASGSL, via the coding sequence GTGCGAGACGAGCCTGCACCGCTCCCCCGTCACCTCCGTGTGTACGAGCATCGGGCGCACACGGTCCTGGAGTTGCGGGGCGAGATCGACCTGCTGTCGGCGACGGAGATCGGCCCGTCGCTGGACCGGATCACCGGCCGGCCCGGCGCCCGGGTCGTGATCGATCTGCGTCCGGTGGAGTTCTTCGACTGCTCGGGGCTGCGGCTGCTGTACCGGGCCCGCACCCGGGTGCTGGGCGGCGGCGGGCAGTTGCACCTGGTGTGCACACACCCGCTGACGCTGCGCGTGTTCCGGGTCACCGGGCTGTCCCGGCTGCTGCCCCCGCATCCCACGCTGGACGCGGCCCTGGCCCGGTCCGGGGCCGCGTCCGGCTCGCTGTGA
- a CDS encoding ribose-phosphate diphosphokinase: MRDIAVFSGSAHPDLAREVCAHLGVPLSPTRISRFANDCLGVQLQANCRERDVFLIQPLVRPVQEHLVELLLMCDAARGASAARITVVIPHYSYARSDKKDGPRISIGGRLVADLLVAAGASRVLAMTLHSPQVHGFFSVPVDHLNALRELAGHFRRYDLAHTTVVSPDLGNAKEAAAFARLIGTRVAAGAKQRFADDRVSISSVIGDVTGQDVIVLDDEIAKGSTVLELLARLRESGVRSIRVACTHGLFAAGALKRLSEQPDVLEIVCTNTVPVPVDGEPTGKLRVLSIAPALAEAVRRIHNGESVSALFEQS, translated from the coding sequence GTGCGAGACATCGCCGTCTTCAGCGGCAGCGCCCACCCCGACCTGGCCCGCGAGGTCTGCGCCCACCTCGGGGTGCCTCTCAGCCCCACCCGGATCAGCCGGTTCGCCAACGACTGCCTGGGGGTGCAGCTGCAGGCCAACTGCCGGGAACGGGACGTCTTCCTGATCCAGCCGCTGGTCCGGCCGGTGCAGGAGCACCTGGTGGAGCTGCTGCTGATGTGCGACGCCGCCCGGGGCGCCTCCGCCGCCCGGATCACCGTCGTCATACCGCACTACTCCTACGCCCGCTCCGACAAGAAGGACGGCCCGCGCATCTCCATCGGCGGTCGGCTGGTCGCCGACCTGCTCGTGGCGGCGGGTGCGAGCCGGGTACTCGCCATGACCCTGCACTCCCCGCAGGTGCACGGCTTCTTCTCGGTGCCGGTCGACCATCTGAACGCGCTGCGCGAACTCGCCGGGCACTTCCGCCGGTACGACCTGGCGCACACCACGGTCGTCTCGCCGGACCTCGGCAACGCCAAGGAGGCCGCCGCCTTCGCCCGGCTCATCGGCACCCGGGTGGCGGCCGGCGCCAAACAGCGGTTCGCGGACGACCGGGTGAGCATCAGCTCTGTGATCGGCGACGTCACCGGCCAGGACGTCATCGTGCTGGACGACGAGATCGCCAAGGGCAGCACCGTGCTCGAACTCCTCGCCCGGCTGCGCGAGTCCGGTGTCCGGTCGATCCGGGTGGCGTGCACGCACGGACTCTTCGCCGCCGGTGCGCTGAAGCGGCTGAGCGAGCAGCCGGACGTGCTGGAGATCGTCTGCACCAACACCGTGCCGGTGCCCGTGGACGGGGAGCCCACCGGCAAGCTGCGGGTGCTCTCCATCGCCCCGGCGCTCGCGGAGGCGGTACGGCGCATTCACAACGGTGAATCCGTGAGCGCCCTGTTCGAGCAGTCGTAG